One part of the Vanessa tameamea isolate UH-Manoa-2023 chromosome 8, ilVanTame1 primary haplotype, whole genome shotgun sequence genome encodes these proteins:
- the LOC113404821 gene encoding DNA repair protein RAD51 homolog 4, translating into MNKLQEHVYLTETILRILKQNRIITILDFLQEDAEKLSTLTKLNLSQILEIRQAIFNKHSANLIIGSTLFVNNITTKKFILTGINSLDTTLVSGIPVGLITEICGLAGSGKSQLCMQLAINFVKESNNIVLYIDTKGDFSAVRIQKILEAHGLSHKDMAVILLKIRVVYIWNIEELIRLLENIKKGVLKIENLSMIIIDSLPCLMFQHFGDNNNMGLTFLNRVINYSRYLSKEFQIGFIFVNIQTRWIDQDITDPEDTESACSIKDLTYNEKRTRCLGKYWKTIPALVIELEKLKLETNSCVTIKVLVTHHINPSAIKSCFINVSAQGVI; encoded by the exons atGAATAAACTTCAAGAACATGTTTATTTAACTGAGActatattaagaattttaaagcaaaaccgcattataacaatattagatTTCTTGCAAGAAGATGCAGAAAAGTTATCAACTTTAACGAAACTAAATTTGTCACAGATTTTAGAAATAAGAcaagctatatttaataaacattccGCAAACTTGATCATTGGATcaacattatttgtaaataatataactactaAAAAGTTTATACTCACAGGTATTAATAG TTTGGATACCACATTGGTCAGTGGTATACCAGTTGGGCTTATAACTGAAATATGTGGGCTTGCAGGCTCTGGGAAATCACAACTTTGTATGCAATTAGCAATTAACTTTGTCAAAGAGTCGAATAATATAGTCCTTTATATCGACACTAAAGGTGATTTTTCTGCAGTTAGAATACAAAAGATTTTAGAAGCTCATGGCTTATCACACAAG GACATGGcagttattttgttaaaaataagagTTGTTTATATATGGAATATAGAGGAGTTGATAAGACTCttagaaaatatcaaaaaaggtgttcttaaaattgaaaatttatcaaTGATAATCATTGATTCATTACCATGTCTTATGTTTCAACATTTcggagataataataatatgg gattaacatttttaaatagagTTATTAATTATAGCAGATACCTTAGTAAAGAATTTCAAATAGGTttcatatttgttaatattcaaACACGATGGATTGACCAAGATATTACTGATCCTGAAG ATACTGAATCTGCATGTAGTATAAAAGACTTAACATATAATGAAAAAAGAACCCGCTGCCTTGGGAAGTATTGGAAAACTATCCCAGCTTTAGTAATAGAGTTAGAAAAATTGAAACTTGAAACTAATAGTTGTGTGACAATTAAAGTTTTAGTTACACATCATATTAACCCTTCTGCCATCaaaagttgttttataaatgtgagTGCCCAAGGAgtcatttaa
- the LOC113404817 gene encoding FACT complex subunit spt16 isoform X1 has product MSNISLDKETFYRRMKRLYAAWKTAAADSKSDDVLAKVDCLVSCVGVDEDTLYSKSTALQTWLFGYELPDTITVLTEQSMCFLASKKKIEFLRQIENGKEETDLPPVKLLIRDRNDHDKENFNKLVQEIKKSKSGKTLGVFAKDSYPGEFCESWKTAMKAEKFESIDISSSVALLMAPKEDSEVITIKKACLVTVDVFTKYLKDQIMEIIDSDKKVKHSKLAEGVEAAISDKKYVTGVDTSQVDMCYPPIIQSGGNYSLKFSAVSDKNHLHFGAIVCSLGARYKSYCSNIVRTLLVNPTDHVQSNYNFLLNIEEEVMKHLVAGAKLSSVYEAGLALAKKEKPELVDNLTKTFGFAMGIEFRESSIVIGPKTSIVARKGMVFNINIGLANLSNSAATEKEGKTYALFVGDTVLVHEEQPASLLTLSKKKIKNIGIFLKDDDEEEEEEKENKTEILENGGRGKRTAVMESKLRTEHSSEEKRKEHQRELAIALNEKAKERLAKQSSGKDSEKIRKSTVSYKTVSQMPRENEVKELKLYVDRKYETVILPIFGVPVPFHISTIKNISQSVEGDYTYLRINFFHPGATMGRNEGGNYAQPDATFVKEVTYRSTNTKEPGEISPPSSNLNTGFRLIKEVQKKFKTREAEEREKEDLVKQDTLVLSQSKGNPKLKDLYIRPNIVTKRMSGSLEAHSNGFRFTSVRGDKVDILYNNIKNAFFQPCDGEMIILLHFHLKHAIMFGKKKHVDVQFYTEVGEITTDLGKHQHMHDRDDLAAEQSERELRHKLKVAFKSFCERVENMTKQEVEFDTPFRELGFPGAPFRSTVLLQPTSGALVNLTEWPPFVIALEDVELVHFERVQFHLKNFDMVFVFKDYAKKVAMVNAVPMNMLDHVKEWLNSCDIRYSEGIQSLNWTKVMKTITDDIEGFFDNGGWSFLDPESDAENEQQEEDSEEEDDAYEPTDAETEEESEDDSEYDSEASDVSDGSGDSEGEEDEESGKDWSDLEREAAEEDKKERTFDREDFDRKRKGGRDRRPYEEEGKKSKHDKSSNHKSSSSHHKSSSSNHKSSSSNHKSSSHKSPSKHSNSSPSKNRDKHKSSHHDRDKSHHGRDRDKSHSKSNGDHKKHSSSDHKSQKRSRDDSRDHDRNPKKSKK; this is encoded by the exons ATGTCTAATATATCTCTTGATAAGGAAACATTTTACAGGCGTATGAAAAGATTGTACGCGGCGTGGAAG ACTGCTGCTGCGGATTCTAAAAGCGATGATGTGCTCGCTAAGGTTGATTGCTTAGTGTCTTGCGTCGGAGTTGACGAAGATACACTTTACAGCAAATCCACCGCATTACAG ACTTGGCTATTTGGATATGAGTTACCAGATACGATCACAGTCCTTACAGAACAGAGCATGTGTTTTCTGGCaagtaaaaagaaaatagaATTTTTAAGACAAATTGAAAATGGCAAAGAAGAAACAGATCTACCTCCTGTTAAACTTCTTATAAGAGACAGA AATGACCATGACaaagaaaatttcaataaacttgTACAAgagattaaaaaatcaaaatcaggGAAAACACTCGGAGTATTTGCTAAAGACAGTTATCCTGGTGAATTTTGTGAGAGCTGGAAGACCGCTATGAAAGCAGAGAAATTTGAAAGTATCGACATAAGCTCTTCAGTAGCACTATTAATGGCACCTAAGGAGGATTCTGAAGTTATTACAATAAAGAAGGCCTGCTTAGTCACAGTTGATGTATTCACAAAGTATTTAAAGGATCAAATTATGGAAATAATTGATTCAGATAAG aaagtaaaacattcaaaattagCTGAAGGTGTTGAAGCTGCCATTTCAGATAAGAAATATGTTACGGGTGTGGATACAAGTCAAGTTGATATGTGCTATCCACCTATAATACAATCAGGAGGGAACTACAGTCTCAAATTCAGTGCTGTGTCGGATAAAAATCATCTTCATTTTGGTGCCATTGTTTGTTCGTTGGGTGCAAGATATAAGTCGTATTGTTCTAATATTGTACGTACTTTGTTAGTCAACCCAACGGATCATGTACAAAGCAATTACAATTTTCTCTTAAACATAGAGGAGGAGGTGATGAAACATCTTGTGGCTGGTGCCAAGCTGTCTTCAGTTTATGAGGCTGGCTTGGCATTAGCTAAGAAAGAGAAACCAGAACTTGTTGATAATCTTACAAAAACATTTGG TTTTGCTATGGGTATAGAGTTTCGTGAGAGTTCAATTGTGATTGGTCCTAAAACATCAATCGTAGCAAGGAAAGGCATGGTGTTCAACATTAATATTGGTTTAGCCAATTTAAGTAACAGTGCTGCAACAGAAAAAGAAGGAAag ACATATGCATTGTTTGTTGGGGACACGGTACTTGTACATGAAGAACAGCCAGCTTCACTTCTTACACTATCTAAGAAGAAGATCAAAAACATTGGTATTTTTCTTAAAGATGATGATGAAGAAGaggaagaagaaaaagaaaacaaaacagaaaTCCTGG AAAATGGAG GCCGAGGCAAAAGAACCGCTGTTATGGAATCAAAGCTTCGAACTGAACATTCTTCAGAAGAAAAACGTAAAGAACATCAGAGAGAACTTGCAATTGCTCTCAATGAAAAGGCGAAAGAAAGGTTAGCGAAACAATCAAGCGGAAAAGACAGTGAAAAGATAAGGAAAAGCACAGTTTCGTACAAAACCGTCAGTCAAATGCCGAGAGAAAATGAAGTTAAAGAGCTGAAATTATACGTcg atcGTAAATACGAAACCGTAATTCTGCCTATATTCGGCGTCCCAGTACCATTCCATATATCTACAATTAAGAATATATCACAGTCGGTGGAGGGAGATTACACATATCTTAGGATAAACTTCTTCCATCCCGGAGCCACCATGGGCAGAAACGAGGGCGGTAATTACGCACAACCCGATGCCACCTTTGTTAAAGAAGT tACATATAGAAGTACAAACACGAAAGAACCAGGTGAAATATCACCACCATCATCAAATTTAAACACTGGATTCAGACTTATTAAGGAAGTACAGAAAAAGTTTAAAACTCGAGAAGCAGAGGAGAGGGAAAAGGAGGATCTTGTTAAACAGGATACCTTAGTTCTTTCTCAGAGTAAAGGAAATCCAAAACTGAAAGACTTATACATTAGACCCAATATAGTAACAAAGCGTATGAGTGGGTCTCTAGAAGCACATTCAAACGGTTTTAGATTTACATCAGTTAGGGGAGACAAAGTTGACATTTTGTACAATAACATAAAGAATGCATTCTTTCAACCATGTGATGGAgagatgataattttattacatttccaTTTAAAACATGCTATAATGTTTG GCAAGAAGAAACATGTGGACGTTCAGTTCTACACGGAGGTGGGAGAGATTACGACGGACCTCGGAAAGCACCAGCACATGCACGACCGGGACGACCTCGCGGCGGAGCAGAGCGAGCGGGAGCTGCGGCACAAACTCAAGGTCGCCTTCAAGAGCTTCTGCGAGCGCGTCGAGAACATGACCAAGCAGGAGGTCGAGTTCGACACGCCATTCAG GGAGCTGGGCTTCCCCGGTGCACCGTTCCGCAGTACAGTGCTGCTGCAGCCCACGTCAGGCGCGCTCGTCAACCTCACAGAGTGGCCGCCATTCGTCATCGCGCTGGAGGATGTCGAGCTCGTACACTTTGAGCGTGTTCAGTTCCATCTCAAGAACTTCGATATGGTGTTTGTTTTCAAAGATTACGCCAAGAAGGTGGCCATGGTAAACGCTGTTCCCATGAACATGCTCGACCATGTGAAGGAATGGCTTAa ctcCTGTGATATCCGTTACTCGGAAGGTATTCAGTCTTTGAACTGGACGAAAGTCATGAAGACCATAACAGATGATATTGAGGGTTTCTTTGATAACGGAGGCTGGTCCTTCTTAGACCCTGAATCGGATGCCGAGAATGAGCAACAG gagGAAGACTCAGAAGAAGAAGATGATGCGTACGAGCCCACCGACGCTGAAACGGAGGAAGAATCAGAAGACGATTCTGAATACGACTCTGAAGCATCCGATGTGTCAGACGGTTCGGGCGACAGTGAAGGAG AAGAGGATGAGGAATCTGGTAAAGATTGGTCAGATTTGGAACGAGAAGCTGCTGAAGAAGATAAAAAGGAACGCACTTTCGACCGAGAAGACTTCGACCGCAAGCGTAAGGGCGGGCGTGATCGACGACCCTACGAAGAAGAGGGCAAGAAGAGTAAACATGATAAGAGCTCAAACCACAAAAGTTCAAGTTCACATCATAAGAGTTCCAGCTCAAATCATAAGAGCTCAAGTTCGAATCACAAGAGTTCAAGCCATAAAAGTCCCTCCAAACACAGCAATAGCAG tCCATCAAAGAACCGCGACAAACACAAGTCGTCACATCATGATCGTGATAAGTCACACCACGGTCGCGACCGGGATAAGTCGCACAGCAAGTCAAACGGCGACCATAAGAAGCACAGCTCCAGCGACCACAAGTCTCAGAAGCGATCACGTGACGACAGCAGGGATCACGACCGCAATCCTAAGAAATCGAA gaaataa
- the LOC113404817 gene encoding FACT complex subunit spt16 isoform X2 yields MSNISLDKETFYRRMKRLYAAWKTAAADSKSDDVLAKVDCLVSCVGVDEDTLYSKSTALQTWLFGYELPDTITVLTEQSMCFLASKKKIEFLRQIENGKEETDLPPVKLLIRDRNDHDKENFNKLVQEIKKSKSGKTLGVFAKDSYPGEFCESWKTAMKAEKFESIDISSSVALLMAPKEDSEVITIKKACLVTVDVFTKYLKDQIMEIIDSDKKVKHSKLAEGVEAAISDKKYVTGVDTSQVDMCYPPIIQSGGNYSLKFSAVSDKNHLHFGAIVCSLGARYKSYCSNIVRTLLVNPTDHVQSNYNFLLNIEEEVMKHLVAGAKLSSVYEAGLALAKKEKPELVDNLTKTFGFAMGIEFRESSIVIGPKTSIVARKGMVFNINIGLANLSNSAATEKEGKTYALFVGDTVLVHEEQPASLLTLSKKKIKNIGIFLKDDDEEEEEEKENKTEILGRGKRTAVMESKLRTEHSSEEKRKEHQRELAIALNEKAKERLAKQSSGKDSEKIRKSTVSYKTVSQMPRENEVKELKLYVDRKYETVILPIFGVPVPFHISTIKNISQSVEGDYTYLRINFFHPGATMGRNEGGNYAQPDATFVKEVTYRSTNTKEPGEISPPSSNLNTGFRLIKEVQKKFKTREAEEREKEDLVKQDTLVLSQSKGNPKLKDLYIRPNIVTKRMSGSLEAHSNGFRFTSVRGDKVDILYNNIKNAFFQPCDGEMIILLHFHLKHAIMFGKKKHVDVQFYTEVGEITTDLGKHQHMHDRDDLAAEQSERELRHKLKVAFKSFCERVENMTKQEVEFDTPFRELGFPGAPFRSTVLLQPTSGALVNLTEWPPFVIALEDVELVHFERVQFHLKNFDMVFVFKDYAKKVAMVNAVPMNMLDHVKEWLNSCDIRYSEGIQSLNWTKVMKTITDDIEGFFDNGGWSFLDPESDAENEQQEEDSEEEDDAYEPTDAETEEESEDDSEYDSEASDVSDGSGDSEGEEDEESGKDWSDLEREAAEEDKKERTFDREDFDRKRKGGRDRRPYEEEGKKSKHDKSSNHKSSSSHHKSSSSNHKSSSSNHKSSSHKSPSKHSNSSPSKNRDKHKSSHHDRDKSHHGRDRDKSHSKSNGDHKKHSSSDHKSQKRSRDDSRDHDRNPKKSKK; encoded by the exons ATGTCTAATATATCTCTTGATAAGGAAACATTTTACAGGCGTATGAAAAGATTGTACGCGGCGTGGAAG ACTGCTGCTGCGGATTCTAAAAGCGATGATGTGCTCGCTAAGGTTGATTGCTTAGTGTCTTGCGTCGGAGTTGACGAAGATACACTTTACAGCAAATCCACCGCATTACAG ACTTGGCTATTTGGATATGAGTTACCAGATACGATCACAGTCCTTACAGAACAGAGCATGTGTTTTCTGGCaagtaaaaagaaaatagaATTTTTAAGACAAATTGAAAATGGCAAAGAAGAAACAGATCTACCTCCTGTTAAACTTCTTATAAGAGACAGA AATGACCATGACaaagaaaatttcaataaacttgTACAAgagattaaaaaatcaaaatcaggGAAAACACTCGGAGTATTTGCTAAAGACAGTTATCCTGGTGAATTTTGTGAGAGCTGGAAGACCGCTATGAAAGCAGAGAAATTTGAAAGTATCGACATAAGCTCTTCAGTAGCACTATTAATGGCACCTAAGGAGGATTCTGAAGTTATTACAATAAAGAAGGCCTGCTTAGTCACAGTTGATGTATTCACAAAGTATTTAAAGGATCAAATTATGGAAATAATTGATTCAGATAAG aaagtaaaacattcaaaattagCTGAAGGTGTTGAAGCTGCCATTTCAGATAAGAAATATGTTACGGGTGTGGATACAAGTCAAGTTGATATGTGCTATCCACCTATAATACAATCAGGAGGGAACTACAGTCTCAAATTCAGTGCTGTGTCGGATAAAAATCATCTTCATTTTGGTGCCATTGTTTGTTCGTTGGGTGCAAGATATAAGTCGTATTGTTCTAATATTGTACGTACTTTGTTAGTCAACCCAACGGATCATGTACAAAGCAATTACAATTTTCTCTTAAACATAGAGGAGGAGGTGATGAAACATCTTGTGGCTGGTGCCAAGCTGTCTTCAGTTTATGAGGCTGGCTTGGCATTAGCTAAGAAAGAGAAACCAGAACTTGTTGATAATCTTACAAAAACATTTGG TTTTGCTATGGGTATAGAGTTTCGTGAGAGTTCAATTGTGATTGGTCCTAAAACATCAATCGTAGCAAGGAAAGGCATGGTGTTCAACATTAATATTGGTTTAGCCAATTTAAGTAACAGTGCTGCAACAGAAAAAGAAGGAAag ACATATGCATTGTTTGTTGGGGACACGGTACTTGTACATGAAGAACAGCCAGCTTCACTTCTTACACTATCTAAGAAGAAGATCAAAAACATTGGTATTTTTCTTAAAGATGATGATGAAGAAGaggaagaagaaaaagaaaacaaaacagaaaTCCTGG GCCGAGGCAAAAGAACCGCTGTTATGGAATCAAAGCTTCGAACTGAACATTCTTCAGAAGAAAAACGTAAAGAACATCAGAGAGAACTTGCAATTGCTCTCAATGAAAAGGCGAAAGAAAGGTTAGCGAAACAATCAAGCGGAAAAGACAGTGAAAAGATAAGGAAAAGCACAGTTTCGTACAAAACCGTCAGTCAAATGCCGAGAGAAAATGAAGTTAAAGAGCTGAAATTATACGTcg atcGTAAATACGAAACCGTAATTCTGCCTATATTCGGCGTCCCAGTACCATTCCATATATCTACAATTAAGAATATATCACAGTCGGTGGAGGGAGATTACACATATCTTAGGATAAACTTCTTCCATCCCGGAGCCACCATGGGCAGAAACGAGGGCGGTAATTACGCACAACCCGATGCCACCTTTGTTAAAGAAGT tACATATAGAAGTACAAACACGAAAGAACCAGGTGAAATATCACCACCATCATCAAATTTAAACACTGGATTCAGACTTATTAAGGAAGTACAGAAAAAGTTTAAAACTCGAGAAGCAGAGGAGAGGGAAAAGGAGGATCTTGTTAAACAGGATACCTTAGTTCTTTCTCAGAGTAAAGGAAATCCAAAACTGAAAGACTTATACATTAGACCCAATATAGTAACAAAGCGTATGAGTGGGTCTCTAGAAGCACATTCAAACGGTTTTAGATTTACATCAGTTAGGGGAGACAAAGTTGACATTTTGTACAATAACATAAAGAATGCATTCTTTCAACCATGTGATGGAgagatgataattttattacatttccaTTTAAAACATGCTATAATGTTTG GCAAGAAGAAACATGTGGACGTTCAGTTCTACACGGAGGTGGGAGAGATTACGACGGACCTCGGAAAGCACCAGCACATGCACGACCGGGACGACCTCGCGGCGGAGCAGAGCGAGCGGGAGCTGCGGCACAAACTCAAGGTCGCCTTCAAGAGCTTCTGCGAGCGCGTCGAGAACATGACCAAGCAGGAGGTCGAGTTCGACACGCCATTCAG GGAGCTGGGCTTCCCCGGTGCACCGTTCCGCAGTACAGTGCTGCTGCAGCCCACGTCAGGCGCGCTCGTCAACCTCACAGAGTGGCCGCCATTCGTCATCGCGCTGGAGGATGTCGAGCTCGTACACTTTGAGCGTGTTCAGTTCCATCTCAAGAACTTCGATATGGTGTTTGTTTTCAAAGATTACGCCAAGAAGGTGGCCATGGTAAACGCTGTTCCCATGAACATGCTCGACCATGTGAAGGAATGGCTTAa ctcCTGTGATATCCGTTACTCGGAAGGTATTCAGTCTTTGAACTGGACGAAAGTCATGAAGACCATAACAGATGATATTGAGGGTTTCTTTGATAACGGAGGCTGGTCCTTCTTAGACCCTGAATCGGATGCCGAGAATGAGCAACAG gagGAAGACTCAGAAGAAGAAGATGATGCGTACGAGCCCACCGACGCTGAAACGGAGGAAGAATCAGAAGACGATTCTGAATACGACTCTGAAGCATCCGATGTGTCAGACGGTTCGGGCGACAGTGAAGGAG AAGAGGATGAGGAATCTGGTAAAGATTGGTCAGATTTGGAACGAGAAGCTGCTGAAGAAGATAAAAAGGAACGCACTTTCGACCGAGAAGACTTCGACCGCAAGCGTAAGGGCGGGCGTGATCGACGACCCTACGAAGAAGAGGGCAAGAAGAGTAAACATGATAAGAGCTCAAACCACAAAAGTTCAAGTTCACATCATAAGAGTTCCAGCTCAAATCATAAGAGCTCAAGTTCGAATCACAAGAGTTCAAGCCATAAAAGTCCCTCCAAACACAGCAATAGCAG tCCATCAAAGAACCGCGACAAACACAAGTCGTCACATCATGATCGTGATAAGTCACACCACGGTCGCGACCGGGATAAGTCGCACAGCAAGTCAAACGGCGACCATAAGAAGCACAGCTCCAGCGACCACAAGTCTCAGAAGCGATCACGTGACGACAGCAGGGATCACGACCGCAATCCTAAGAAATCGAA gaaataa